The Aedes aegypti strain LVP_AGWG chromosome 3, AaegL5.0 Primary Assembly, whole genome shotgun sequence genome contains a region encoding:
- the LOC5564753 gene encoding probable cytochrome P450 9f2 yields the protein MLDPFLLAAFAAVIFLVYHLLNRKYQFFAERGIPYVKPTLLLGNGASVLLKKEDLLQNIQRTYETFPNAKIMGIFDFVKPIMMIRDPDAIKQIGVKDFDHFVDHTPLFTPADCEDVGTNSLFGNSLFALRGQKWRDMRATLSPAFTGSKMRHMFELVLDCARSTAEYFREEAKSGRTTEYEMKNVFSRFSTDVIGSVAFGIKVDSLREQDNDFFVKGKAMLNFQNLKSLIKVIMLRSAPGLMNRLNVDITSPQMNAYFKDMIMDNMKQREINGIVRNDMINILMQVQKGALLHQKDEQDTKDAGFATVEESSVGKALHNRVWSENELVAQCFLFFLAGFDTVSTCLTFVSYELLANPDVQQKLFEEIMAVEASLDGKLLSYEVLQKMQYLDQIISETLRLWPPAPFVDRYCVKDYLFDDGQGTRIPIEKGQIVWFPITALHHDAKYFPEPNRFDPERFSEQNRPKINPGAYLPFGVGPRNCIGSRFALMEVKAIVYHLVKNFTLERSGKSRVPLKLEKSYIAMIVEGGMWLEFRPRA from the exons ATGTTGGACCCTTTCCTGCTGGCAGCCTTCGCTGCCGTTATCTTCTTGGTATACCACCTCCTCAACCGCAAGTACCAATTCTTCGCCGAACGTGGAATACCGTACGTGAAACCGACGCTCCTCCTGGGAAATGGGGCCTCTGTGTTGCTCAAAAAAGAAGACCTACTGCAGAACATCCAGCGAACGTACGAGACATTCCCCAATGCCAA AATCATGGGCATATTCGACTTCGTCAAACCGATCATGATGATCCGCGATCCGGACGCGATCAAGCAAATCGGTGTCAAGGACTTTGATCACTTCGTCGATCACACGCCACTGTTCACGCCGGCCGATTGTGAAGACGTGGGAACGAACAGCCTGTTCGGAAACTCGCTGTTTGCCCTTCGGGGACAAAAGTGGCGCGATATGCGAGCAACTCTGAGTCCGGCCTTCACTGGAAGCAAGATGCGGCACATGTTCGAGTTGGTGCTGGATTGTGCCCGGTCTACGGCGGAGTACTTCCGCGAGGAGGCCAAATCCGGTCGAACGACCGAGTACGAAATGAAAAACGTTTTCTCCCGGTTCAGCACGGACGTGATCGGATCGGTGGCGTTTGGTATCAAGGTCGACTCGCTACGCGAGCAGGACAATGATTTCTTCGTTAAGGGGAAGGCGATGCTGAACTTCCAGAATTTGAAGAGCTTGATCAAGGTGATCATGCTCCGATCGGCACCGGGTTTGATGAATCGGCTCAATGTGGATATTACAAGTCCTCAGATGAACGCGTACTTCAAGGATATGATCATGGACAACATGAAGCAACGGGAGATTAACGGAATAGTTCGAAACGACATGATAAACATTTTGATGCAGGTCCAGAAGGGTGCTTTGCTGCATCAGAAGGACGAACAGGACACAAAGGATGCCGGCTTTGCCACTGTTGAGGAGTCCAGCGTTGGCAAAGCGCTCCATAATCGAGTTTGGTCCGAGAACGAACTCGTCGCTCAGTGTTTCCTGTTCTTCCTGGCTGGCTTCGACACGGTTTCTACGTGTTTGACCTTCGTGAGCTACGAGCTGCTGGCCAATCCTGATGTTCAACAAAAACTGTTTGAAGAGATTATGGCCGTCGAGGCCTCTCTGGACGGCAAACTGCTGTCCTATGAAGTTCTCCAGAAGATGCAATATCTGGATCAGATCATCTCGGAAACGTTACGCCTGTGGCCTCCGGCTCCGTTCGTGGACCGATACTGCGTCAAAGATTACCTCTTCGACGACGGCCAGGGGACTCGCATTCCGATTGAAAAGGGTCAAATCGTTTGGTTCCCGATCACGGCTCTCCACCACGATGCCAAGTACTTCCCCGAGCCGAACCGCTTTGATCCGGAGCGATTCAGCGAACAGAACCGTCCCAAGATCAATCCGGGTGCGTATCTACCGTTCGGAGTCGGCCCGCGGAACTGTATCGGGTCGCGGTTTGCGCTGATGGAGGTCAAGGCGATCGTGTACCACCTGGTGAAGAACTTTACGCTGGAGCGGAGTGGGAAGTCTCGGGTTCCGTTGAAGCTGGAGAAGAGCTACATTGCGATGATCGTGGAGGGTGGCATGTGGTTGGAGTTCAGACCTCGGGCGTGA
- the LOC5564757 gene encoding LOW QUALITY PROTEIN: uncharacterized protein LOC5564757 (The sequence of the model RefSeq protein was modified relative to this genomic sequence to represent the inferred CDS: substituted 1 base at 1 genomic stop codon), which translates to MFFALAIFAGLVLFCLYNVQQKYKYFESRGIPYVKPSFLLGNGAPLIFKKKDMLRHIQDLYHTHPEAKIMGLFDFTAPVWMVRDPEAIKQLAVKDFDHFSDHTPIYTGGDVEDMGTDSLFGNSLLLLRGQKWRDMRATLSPAFTGSRMRLMFELVSECAQSMVDYFREEATAGKRLEYEMKDVFSRFSNDVIASVAFGIKVDSLREPDNEFFINGKELMNFRNMKTVAKVLLMRMFPRLMIKLKADISSAEMNAYFRGMITDNMKQRQAHGIVRNDMINILMQVRQGALKNQKEDQETSNAGFAVVEESTTIGQPRDRVWSDNELAAQCFLFFIAGSETVSTYLTFLAYELLINPEVQEKLFREIAEVERSLAGKPIGYDQLQAMKYMDMVVSENLRLWPPAPFADRYCSKNYRYDDGQGTRVTIEKGQIVWFPTTALQHDPEYFPDPYRFDPERFSDQNRSKIKTGTYLPFGIGPRACIGSRLALLEVKVVAYHLVKHFKLVRSERSKVPLKLKSKMIGMEVDGGVWLELEPRERSYFDTVTMVMMLIITMTTTVSMVGANKTKQTGRRITATMDINSYYLLVTIVLLILIVLYRRVSKHYGYFSDKPIPSLTPIPLFGNMFPLFMKKYTFPEFIQMIYNRFPDAKALGMFDMSTRFVVLRDPELIKKVLVKDFEFFIDRRSLFGDSASESDSILITKTLLLLTGQKWRDMRATLSPAFTGSKMRAMFELIVTYSDRMVGILKDQAGPVGYVDYEMKECCSRIASDIIATCAYGLEVESLANRENDFYTMGKKMMNFGKTSFFVRLLLYSVFPKLMSKLQVDLFDGEQTRYFTEIIKDTVKARDXHGIVRPDMIHLLMQARKGVLKHHQETAEASAGFATVEESEVGKTAIGKTMTDSEFVAQCLIFFIAGFEAISSQMSFMCYELATNPDIQQKLYEEIKETNKLLKGKPLTYDTLQQMKYMDMVTSEALRMWSGPATDRKCVRDYVLDDGAGWKFPIEAGTCVMIPSYAIHRDPKYYPNPDRFDPERFSEERRADINMTMYLPFGAGPRNCIGSRFALMEMKAIVYGLLLNFSIERNEKTQVPLRLNKGFAPLAGEKGMHLRLKVRG; encoded by the exons ATGTTCTTCGCTCTGGCCATTTTCGCTGGACTTGTCCTGTTCTGCCTCTACAATGTCCAGCAAAAGTACAAATACTTCGAATCCCGTGGAATTCCGTACGTGAAGCCATCATTCCTGCTCGGAAATGGTGCTCCACTCATCTTCAAAAAGAAGGACATGCTCCGTCACATTCAGGACCTCTACCATACCCATCCGGAAGCAAA GATCATGGGGTTGTTCGACTTCACCGCTCCGGTCTGGATGGTGCGCGACCCAGAAGCGATCAAACAACTGGCTGTAAAAGACTTCGATCACTTCAGTGATCACACGCCGATCTACACGGGCGGAGACGTCGAGGACATGGGCACGGATAGCCTCTTCGGCAACTCGCTGCTTCTGCTGCGGGGACAAAAATGGCGGGACATGCGGGCGACGCTGAGTCCGGCCTTCACCGGCAGTCGGATGAGGTTGATGTTCGAGCTGGTTTCCGAGTGCGCCCAGTCAATGGTGGACTACTTTCGAGAGGAGGCCACCGCCGGTAAGCGGCTGGAGTACGAGATGAAGGACGTGTTCTCGCGGTTCAGCAACGATGTGATTGCTTCGGTGGCATTCGGGATCAAGGTGGATTCGCTGCGTGAACCGGATAACGAGTTCTTCATCAATGGGAAAGAATTGATGAACTTCAGGAACATGAAGACAGTGGCGAAGGTGTTGCTAATGCGGATGTTTCCAAGGCTGATGATCAAACTGAAAGCGGACATCTCAAGTGCGGAGATGAATGCGTACTTCCGAGGAATGATCACGGACAACATGAAACAGCGCCAAGCTCATGGGATTGTACGGAACGACATGATCAACATACTGATGCAAGTTAGACAAGGAGCTTTGAAGAACCAGAAAGAGGATCAGGAAACTTCGAACGCAGGATTCGCAGTGGTTGAAGAGTCTACTACCATAGGTCAACCGCGCGATCGTGTGTGGTCCGACAACGAACTAGCAGCGCAGTGCTTTCTATTCTTCATAGCTGGTTCAGAGACCGTATCAACGTATCTGACATTCTTGGCCTACGAGTTGCTCATCAACCCAGAGGTTCAGGAAAAGTTGTTCCGGGAAATTGCGGAAGTCGAACGATCGCTCGCTGGCAAACCCATAGGCTATGATCAGCTGCAGGCAATGAAATACATGGACATGGTTGTGTCCGAGAATCTTCGTTTGTGGCCTCCGGCTCCGTTCGCTGATCGTTACTGTTCGAAGAACTATCGTTACGACGACGGACAAGGCACGAGGGTCACGATCGAGAAGGGTCAAATAGTTTGGTTCCCGACGACGGCTCTGCAGCACGACCCGGAATATTTCCCGGATCCTTACAGGTTTGATCCGGAGCGTTTCAGCGATCAGAACCGGTCCAAGATCAAGACGGGAACGTACCTACCGTTTGGGATTGGCCCTAGGGCCTGCATTGGATCGCGATTGGCTCTGCTGGAAGTTAAGGTGGTTGCATACCATCTGGTGAAGCACTTCAAGCTTGTGAGGAGTGAGCGGTCCAAAGTTCCCTTGAAATTGAAAAGCAAGATGATCGGAATGGAAGTTGACGGAGGGGTGTGGTTGGAGTTGGAGCCAAGGGAGCGATCA TACTTCGACACCGTCACCATGGTGATGATGTTGATAATCACGATGACGACCACCGTTTCAATGGTGGgagcaaacaaaacaaaacaaaccggACGCCG aattacgGCAACCATGGATATCAACTCATACTACTTGCTGGTAACGATCGTTCTGTTAATTCTGATCGTTCTCTACCGACGAGTTTCCAAGCACTATGGTTACTTCAGCGACAAACCTATTCCATCGCTAACGCCCATTCCGCTGTTTGGCAATATGTTTCCTCTGTTCATGAAGAAGTACACCTTCCCCGAGTTCATCCAGATGATCTACAATCGTTTCCCGGATGCTAA GGCCCTAGGGATGTTCGACATGTCTACCCGGTTCGTAGTGCTGCGGGACCCGGAGTTGATCAAGAAGGTGCTGGTCAAGGACTTTGAGTTCTTCATCGATCGGCGGTCATTGTTTGGCGATAGCGCCTCCGAATCGGACAGCATTCTGATCACGAAGACGCTTCTGCTGTTGACGGGACAGAAGTGGCGAGATATGCGAGCGACCTTAAGTCCGGCGTTTACCGGGAGCAAGATGCGAGCCATGTTTGAGCTTATTGTGACCTACAGCGATCGTATGGTGGGGATTTTGAAGGACCAAGCCGGTCCGGTGGGTTACGTTGACTACGAGATGAAGGAGTGTTGCTCGAGGATCGCGTCTGACATCATCGCTACGTGTGCGTATGGATTGGAGGTTGAGTCGCTGGCGAATCGTGAGAACGACTTCTACACGATGGGAAAGAAGATGATGAACTTCGGTAAAACGTCGTTCTTCGTTCGACTGCTGCTGTACAGCGTCTTTCCGAAGCTGATGAGTAAGCTGCAGGTGGATTTGTTCGACGGTGAACAGACAAGGTATTTCACGGAGATTATCAAGGACACTGTCAAGGCACGGGATTAGCATGGCATTGTTCGGCCGGACATGATTCACCTGTTGATGCAGGCCAGGAAGGGTGTTCTGAAGCATCACCAGGAAACGGCAGAAGCAAGCGCAGGTTTTGCAACGGTAGAAGAGTCAGAAGTCGGCAAGACCGCTATCGGGAAGACAATGACGGATTCAGAGTTCGTCGCGCAGTGCTTGATCTTTTTCATTGCAGGGTTCGAAGCAATATCTAGCCAAATGTCATTCATGTGCTACGAATTAGCCACAAATCCGGACATTCAGCAGAAATTGTATGAAGAAATCAAGGAAACGAATAAGCTGCTCAAGGGGAAGCCTCTAACCTACGACACATTACAGCAGATGAAGTACATGGACATGGTAACGTCGGAGGCCTTGCGGATGTGGTCAGGCCCGGCCACCGATCGGAAGTGCGTTCGAGACTACGTGCTAGACGACGGCGCCGGGTGGAAGTTCCCAATCGAAGCCGGAACCTGCGTGATGATTCCGAGCTATGCCATCCACCGGGATCCCAAGTACTACCCCAATCCGGACCGGTTCGATCCGGAACGGTTCAGTGAGGAGCGCCGAGCCGACATCAACATGACCATGTACTTGCCGTTCGGGGCGGGACCCCGCAACTGTATCGGGTCCAGGTTTGCACTGATGGAAATGAAGGCCATCGTCTACGGGCTGCTGTTGAACTTCAGCATCGAACGGAACGAGAAAACGCAGGTGCCGCTGCGGTTGAACAAGGGGTTCGCACCGCTGGCCGGAGAGAAGGGAATGCACCTGCGGTTGAAGGTCAGGGGATGA
- the LOC5564759 gene encoding probable cytochrome P450 9f2 → MLKVDLFMAAAVLVAVLLFCRYVAKKYQYFLTKPVPCVKPTFLLGSSGPTIFRKVDVATHFKKIYDVFPQAPVIGFYDFTTPMYLLRDPEMIKKVSIKDFDYFTDHVPMMPTDAEKEHNPDTLFGNTLLSLRGQKWRDMRSTLSPAFTGSKMRHMFELVAECGRSLVEHFKAEAAAGRTMEHEMKETFSKVGSDLIATLAFGIKVDSLREPENVFYANGKKMLNLKSLATFVKFLLITFVPRLMRWLKVDVLNGQSAAYFKRIILDNMEQREAHKILRNDMIQILMEVRKGTLQHQKEEKDTKDAGFATVEESQVGKSSHSRVWTENELVAQCLLFFLAGLDTISTCMTFLTYELTVDPDIQQRLYEEITETDKSLNGKPLSYDVLQRMQYMDMIVSETLRKWPPGVISNRYCNKNYLYDDGRGTQFVIEKGQVILIPSYCIQRDPRYFPDPDRFDPERFNEANRAQINTCAYIPFGVGPRNCIGSRLALMEVKCMVYYLLKDFELIATEKTQIPVSIARDSFGLHPEKGVWIEFKPRSSQDS, encoded by the exons ATGTTGAAAGTGGACCTGTTCATGGCTGCGGCCGTCCTGGTCGCAGTTCTTCTGTTCTGTCGTTACGTTGCGAAGAAATACCAATATTTTCTAACAAAACCGGTGCCATGCGTCAAACCGACCTTCCTTTTGGGCAGCAGTGGGCCAACTATATTCCGCAAGGTCGACGTGGCAACccatttcaagaaaatctacgACGTCTTCCCGCAGGCACC TGTAATAGGCTTCTACGACTTCACGACGCCAATGTATCTGCTGCGTGATCCGGAGATGATCAAGAAGGTTAGCATCAAAGACTTTGACTACTTCACGGATCATGTTCCGATGATGCCTACCGACGCCGAAAAAGAACACAACCCAGACACCTTATTCGGAAATACGCTGTTATCGTTGCGTGGCCAGAAGTGGCGAGATATGCGATCGACGCTGAGTCCGGCCTTCACCGGAAGCAAAATGCGGCACATGTTCGAGCTGGTAGCCGAATGCGGAAGGTCGCTGGTGGAGCACTTTAAGGCGGAAGCTGCTGCCGGAAGGACGATGGAACACGAGATGAAGGAGACGTTTTCGAAGGTCGGAAGCGATCTGATCGCGACGCTGGCGTTCGGGATCAAGGTAGACTCCCTACGCGAACCGGAGAATGTATTCTACGCGAACGGCAAGAAAATGCTGAACTTGAAGTCCTTGGCTACATTCGTAAAGTTTCTTTTGATTACGTTTGTACCTCGACTGATGCGGTGGTTGAAGGTGGACGTTTTGAACGGCCAGTCTGCGGCTTACTTCAAACGAATAATCTTGGATAACATGGAACAACGAGAAGCACACAAGATTCTCCGGAATGACATGATTCAGATTCTTATGGAGGTTAGGAAGGGCACGTTGCAGCATCAGAAAGAAGAGAAGGATACCAAAGATGCAGGATTTGCCACGGTGGAAGAGTCACAAGTTGGGAAATCTTCGCACTCGAGAGTTTGGACGGAGAACGAGCTAGTTGCCCAGTGTTTGCTATTCTTTTTGGCAGGATTGGACACGATCTCCACTTGCATGACCTTCCTAACCTACGAGCTCACGGTTGATCCGGACATCCAGCAGCGTCTCTACGAAGAAATCACGGAAACGGACAAATCGCTGAACGGCAAGCCACTGAGCTACGACGTTTTACAACGGATGCAGTACATGGATATGATCGTGTCGGAAACATTACGGAAGTGGCCTCCAGGGGTCATCTCCAATCGGTACTGTAACAAGAACTATCTTTACGATGATGGACGTGGAACGCAGTTTGTCATCGAAAAAGGTCAGGTTATACTGATTCCTTCATACTGTATTCAACGAGATCCAAGGTACTTCCCAGATCCAGATCGTTTCGACCCCGAACGGTTCAACGAAGCTAATCGAGCCCAGATCAACACATGTGCTTACATTCCGTTTGGCGTCGGCCCTCGGAACTGCATCGGATCACGTTTGGCTCTGATGGAGGTGAAATGTATGGTTTACTACTTGCTGAAAGACTTTGAGCTGATCGCAACGGAAAAGACGCAAATTCCTGTAAGCATTGCTCGCGACTCGTTTGGATTGCACCCGGAGAAGGGCGTTTGGATTGAGTTCAAACCCAGAAGCTCTCAAGATTCTTAA
- the LOC5579933 gene encoding probable cytochrome P450 9f2, protein MEVDLLSAFAVGCIVILIYHYVSQKYLYFLAKPIPSLKPTFLVGNIGDIIFRTKDALTHINELYYAFPESKVVGFYELTKPVFMLRDPEVIKQITVKDFDHFMDRSLPSANDRADTDQPVEGLFANSLVAFQGQKWKDMRSTLSPAFTGSKIRHMFDLVADCSRSMVEHFRSEANAGRRLECELKDVFSRFCNDVIATVAFGIRVDSVRDPETEFYVKGKQLLDFQSPKIILKFLLFQTVPWLMRKLKVDFADADLADYFKGIIQDNMKQREVHGIVRNDMVQMLMEVRKGTLKHIGDDRESKDSGFASVEESHFGKSTHSRAWTDNELISQCFVFFIAGLDTVSSCLTFLTYELTLNPDIQKRLYEEVMDTERLLSEKPLSYEALQSMKYLDMVVSETLRKWPPTIDTDRYSTRDYLLDDGAGLKVPIEKGRSIYIPIVAIQNDPKYYPDPDRFDPERFSDENRSKIVPGTFIPFGAGPRNCIGSRLALMEVKVAVYYLLREFSLERTERTDVPIRLTKKAIDLRTENGAWVELKPRKI, encoded by the exons ATGGAAGTGGATCTCCTCTCGGCATTCGCCGTTGGCTGCATAGTTATTCTAATCTATCACTATGTTAGCCAAAAGTACCTCTACTTTCTGGCCAAACCAATACCTTCTCTGAAGCCAACCTTTCTCGTTGGAAACATCGGTGACATCATCTTCCGTACCAAGGATGCACTAACGCACATCAACGAGTTGTACTACGCTTTTCCCGAGTCCAA AGTCGTTGGATTCTACGAGCTGACCAAACCGGTGTTCATGCTCCGTGATCCAGAAGTGATCAAACAAATTACCGTCAAagactttgatcattttatggATCGGTCCCTTCCATCAGCTAACGATCGCGCCGATACCGACCAACCCGTAGAAGGCCTATTTGCCAACTCCCTGGTTGCGTTCCAGGGCCAAAAGTGGAAGGACATGCGATCGACGCTGAGTCCGGCCTTCACCGGGAGCAAGATACGGCACATGTTCGACCTGGTGGCCGACTGTAGTCGATCAATGGTGGAACACTTCCGCTCGGAAGCGAACGCCGGTCGCCGATTGGAGTGTGAGCTAAAGGATGTgttttcgagattttgtaaCGACGTGATCGCAACTGTGGCGTTCGGGATCCGGGTGGATTCGGTGCGCGATCCTGAAACCGAGTTCTACGTCAAGGGCAAGCAGTTGCTGGATTTTCAATCGCCGAAGatcattttgaagtttttgctgtTTCAAACCGTTCCGTGGTTGATGCGCAAACTGAAGGTGGACTTTGCGGACGCCGACCTGGCTGACTACTTCAAGGGCATCATTCAGGACAATATGAAACAGCGGGAAGTTCACGGAATTGTGCGGAACGATATGGTCCAGATGCTGATGGAGGTTCGGAAGGGTACTTTGAAGCATATCGGCGATGATCGGGAATCCAAGGATTCAGGGTTTGCATCTGTTGAGGAGTCCCATTTCGGGAAATCCACCCATTCGCGGGCTTGGACGGATAATGAGTTGATATCGCAATGTTTCGTGTTCTTCATAGCTGGACTTGATACCGTATCGTCCTGTTTGACCTTCCTGACGTACGAATTAACGCTAAATCCTGACATTCAGAAGCGTTTGTATGAGGAAGTCATGGATACGGAGCGACTCCTCTCAGAGAAACCTCTCAGCTACGAAGCTCTACAAAGTATGAAGTATCTGGATATGGTGGTGTCAGAAACGCTTCGCAAGTGGCCTCCGACCATAGACACGGATCGATATTCGACGCGAGACTACCTGCTAGACGACGGCGCCGGATTGAAAGTGCCAATTGAGAAAGGTCGTTCGATCTACATTCCTATAGTGGCCATCCAGAACGATCCGAAGTATTACCCAGATCCGGATCGATTCGACCCGGAACGGTTTAGCGACGAGAACCGCTCGAAGATTGTCCCGGGAACGTTTATTCCGTTCGGAGCCGGCCCCAGAAACTGTATTGGATCGCGTTTGGCACTGATGGAGGTCAAGGTGGCTGTATATTACTTGCTCAGGGAATTTAGTCTGGAGAGGACGGAGCGCACCGATGTGCCGATTAGGTTGACCAAAAAGGCTATTGATTTGCGGACGGAGAATGGAGCTTGGGTGGAATTGAAACCACGAAAAATATAG